From one Triticum urartu cultivar G1812 chromosome 3, Tu2.1, whole genome shotgun sequence genomic stretch:
- the LOC125548557 gene encoding oil body-associated protein 2A-like, protein MASSDEKPVPTPASTGGDGGPPGRPTTTSTMLLDKGAAALQSLRPVKQMKQHVCTFALYAHDPHRQVETHHYVSRLNQDVLQCPVYDSDEKHARLIGVEYIVSREIFESLPAEEQRLWHSHAHEVKAGLWANPWVPSVLGKPELDHMAGTFGKFWCTWQVDRGDRLPLGAPALMVSPQGERDGAVRPDLVRRRDQRYSLSTEELRAARADVEVPAEPRPGQADYWVRHHKGFAVDVVPHEMKRHAPFP, encoded by the coding sequence ATGGCGTCCAGCGACGAGAAGCCTGTTCCGACGCCGGCCTCGACGGGAGGCGACGGCGGGCCGCCGGGGAGGCCGACGACGACGTCGACGATGCTGCTGGACAAGGGCGCGGCGGCGCTGCAGTCGCTGCGCCCGGTGAAGCAGATGAAGCAGCACGTGTGCACGTTCGCCCTGTACGCGCACGACCCGCACCGGCAGGTGGAGACCCACCACTACGTCTCCCGCCTCAACCAGGACGTCCTCCAGTGCCCCGTCTACGACTCCGACGAGAAGCACGCCCGCCTCATCGGCGTGGAGTACATCGTGTCGAGGGAGATCTTCGAGTCGCTGCCGGCGGAGGAGCAGAGGCTGTGGCACTCGCACGCGCACGAGGTCAAGGCGGGGCTGTGGGCCAACCCGTGGGTGCCCAGCGTGCTGGGCAAGCCGGAGCTGGACCACATGGCCGGCACGTTCGGCAAGTTCTGGTGCACCTGGCAGGTGGACCGCGGCGACCGCCTGCCGCTCGGCGCGCCCGCGCTCATGGTGTCGCCGCAGGGGGAGCGCGACGGCGCCGTGCGCCCGGACCTGGTGCGGAGGCGCGACCAGAGGTACAGCTTATCCACGGAGGAGCTCAGGGCCGCCAGGGCCGACGTGGAGGTGCCGGCCGAGCCGCGCCCCGGCCAGGCCGACTACTGGGTCCGCCACCACAAGGGCTTCGCCGTCGACGTCGTGCCGCACGAGATGAAGCGCCACGCGCCGTTTCCGTGA